Below is a genomic region from Ruania alba.
TTGTGCGCCTCGATCGGGTCTTCGACGAGGTCGTACAGCTCCACCGCCGGGTGGAAGCGGCGCACGGGAGTGCGCGGCGTGGTCCGTGGCCGCCACGACTGTGACGAGTCCATGAACTCTGGCGCTGCGGTGAAGTTGACGATCAGCTTGTGCCTCTCCGTACGAATGCACCGCCTCGGGTCGTAGTAGTCGTGGTAGGTCATCTCCCCGTAGACAGCGTCACGCCCCACCGCGGGGCCGTCGCTGGTGCCGTCGAGCAGCGGACGGAGGCTGCGGCCGTGGACGCGGTCGGTCGGCTCGATCCCTGCAGCGGTCAGCACGGTGGGGAAGATGTCGATGTTGGAGACCAACTCGTCATACCTGGAACCGCCGGTCCAGCCGAGGCGCGGGCACCGCATGAGCCACGCCACCTCGAGGCCGGGGTCGTAGAGCGCGCACTTCGCGCGCGGGAGCGCGACGCCGTGGTCGGTCGTGAAGATCACGAGCGTGTTCTCGGTCAGCCCGTCCTCGTCTAGCCGGCGGAGCACCTGGCCTACTGCCTGGTCGAGGTGGTGGATCGCGCCCTGCAGCTCGGCGAGCTCGGTGCGGGTGCACTCACCCTCGTCTTCGATGTACGGGGGTATCTCGACGCCAAGTTCGTCATCGGGCTCCATGTAGTCGCTGATGAAACCCTGGTATCCCGGCTCGTCTCGGGTGCCGCCAGGGAGGCGGTGGGGCTCGACGAACCCGACCTGCAGATAGAAGGGATGGTCGCCCGCAGTCAGACGGTCCAGTTCCGCACAGGCTGCCTCGGCGACTGCCTGTGCGCGGTCAGGTCGGCCGGCTCGTTCCACGGCCGGAACAGCACGGTCGAAACCCAGCCGGGCAGCCATCTCCTCGGGCGTCCGGCTGGCGCGTGACTCGTGCTGTACCCCGAGGAGGGATGTGGTGTACCCCGCGTCCTTGAACTCTCGCGCGAGATGACGTTCCTCGGGGTATAGGTCCCAGGCGAACTGGGCGTGTGTGAGTCCCATGACGCCGGCCGAGTGGGGGTATCTGCCGGTGAACAACGAGGCGCGCGAGGGACTGCACTGCGGTGCCGTGCAGAAGGCCTGCTCGAATGTGACGCCGTCAGCTGCGAGGGCGTCGAGATGGGGGGTGCGAACGGTGGTGACCCCATAGCAGCCGAGGTAGCGGCCAAGGTCGTGGCAGTGCAGCAGGAGGACGTTTGGTCGGCTCACGAGGCTCTCTTTCCGGTTGGCTGTGAATGTATGCCGCGGCTCACGTGTGCCGCGGCTGATGTCAGTGAGGGGCGGTTAGCTTGCCGGCATGGTCGGCGGCCTGGTCCTGATCGCAGATCGCGTCCACCACATTCGTCGACTCGATGTCGTCGTGGAACTACCCACATCGCCCGTCCCTTCCGAGAGATCCTGCACTGACCCGGCGGCCGGCGTTGCCGCATTCGAGCACTGCGCAGAGTTCTTCGACCGTGGTGATCATCCACCGTAGTCGCAAGCATTGATACGATTCATAATTGTACGGCACCTCCCTGTCGCTGAATCGCAGCCCTCGCCACGACGCACTTGCTCGACTGAGGTCAGGCTGCCTCAGACGTCCAACTCGTCGGATGTCACGAGTAGTGCCAGTCGGCGTCCGTTTCGTGTCGATGCCGGCCGCATCGTTGCAGCCACACGGTGGTCTCGCCTGGGACGGCGGTGGTGAGCGTGCTGCTCGCCAGCAGGACCTCGCCGTCGGGCATACCTACCGGTTCAGCGGAGAAGTTGGTCACGCATACCCAGCCGTTCGGCCGGGCGAAGGCGAGGACGTTCGGCGGGTTTTCCAGCCACTCCAGCCGCTCCTCGCTCTGCAGCCGGTGTCGCAGCGCGATCGCCTCCCGGTACAGCGCCAGGGTGGAGGCAGCGTCCTCGGCCTGTCCAGATGCCGCTAGCTCGGCGAACCAACTTGGCTGAGGCAGGTGCGGCGGACCGTCGGAGAATCCGAAGGATGGGCCCTCAAGTGACCATGGCAGCGGGACACGGACACCGTCCCGCCCCACGTCGCGGCCTGGCTTGCGCGTGAACGTCGGGTCCTGCCGGGCGTGGTCGGGAATGTCAGCCACCTCGTGCAGACCGAGCTCCTCACCCTGGTACAGGTAGGCCGAACCGGGCAATGCGAGCTCGAGCATGGTCGCGGCGCGTGCCCGGCGCAGCCCTCGGTCGGCCTCCAGCACCGGCTCAGTGCCGCGACTGAGCAGCCACTGCCGGCCCTGCTTGAACTCGTCCGGATCGTACGGGAGCCCGTAGCGGGTGGCGTGCCGCACCAGGTCATGGTTGGAGAGCACCCAGGTGGTGGAGGACCCGCTCTGTGCGGCGAGCTCGAGGTTGCGGGCGATCACGTCACGGAACGCCTCGGCTTCGAAGGGTGCCTGCAGCAGGTCGAAGTTGAATGCCTGGCCCAGACCCTCAGCACTGGCATAGCGAGCTCGCCGGTGTGCCGGCACCCAGGCTTCGGCCACGGCGGTGCGCGGTGGGTCGTAGGAGTTGAATACCTCACGCCACTCGGCGTAGATCTCGTGCACCTCGTCCCGGTCCAGGGTGGGGTGGTTGCCGTCGAAGGGCATCGCTCGCAATTGCTCCATCGTGGGCAACTCGTCCGGCAACCGCTTGGCGGTCATGTGCGCCACGTCAACCCGGAAGCCCGCCACCCCGCGGTCGGACCAGAACCGCAACGTCTGCAGGAAATCCTCCCGGACCTCACGGTTGTCCCAGTTCAGATCGGGCTGCTCCACCGCGAAGCGGTGCAGGTACCACTGACCGTCCTCGACTCGCTCCCAGGCGGAGCCGCCGAAGGCGCTGGTCCAGTCGGACGGCGGCTCCTCGCCGTCGGGACCAGTGCCGTCCCGGAAGAGGTACTTGTCCCGCTCCGGCGAGCCCTTCGGGGCGGCCAGCGCGGCTCGGAACCACTCGTGCTGGTTCGAGGTGTGGTTCGGCACGATGTCGATGATGAGCTTGATGCCGGCCTCGGTGAGCGCAGCGAGCATCTCGTCGAAGTCGTCCAGAGTGCCGAAGCGCGGATCGACGTTGCGGTAGTCGTCCACGTCGTAACCGCCGTCGGCGAGCGCCGAGGGGTAGAACGGGCTGAGCCAGACGGCGTCCACCCCGAGGTCGCGCAGGTAGGGCACGCGGCTGGTGATCCCGGGCAGGTCGCCGATGCCGTCGCCGTTCGAGTCGGCGAAGGAGCGGGGGTAGATCTGGTAGACGACGGCCTGACGCCACCAGTTCGGGTCGCCGCTGAGGAGGCTCGCCCCGCCCTGGTGCGTGCTCGGTGCCTTGTCGCGGTGTTCGGCGTCAGTCACCCGTCATCTCCATTCATGTATTCGTTCGTGATTGTCACTTGCGCGTCCGTCGCTGCCCGGGTCAAGCAGCGAGGTGCCACCCGATGTCGCTCTCAAGTAGCGATCGCGACACGTATCGGCACCCACCTTGCGCGCGTGTGGTGATCCCGGGGCGGTAGGTGTCACTCATCGTCCCTGTCAGGTGGGTTGAGCGACGGTGGGTGACGCCTACCTGGGTGGCCGGGCGGCGAGGTGCCCATCGCCGTCGGAATGGCCGGGGCGAGACGACATCGATGGGCACT
It encodes:
- a CDS encoding sulfatase family protein, giving the protein MSRPNVLLLHCHDLGRYLGCYGVTTVRTPHLDALAADGVTFEQAFCTAPQCSPSRASLFTGRYPHSAGVMGLTHAQFAWDLYPEERHLAREFKDAGYTTSLLGVQHESRASRTPEEMAARLGFDRAVPAVERAGRPDRAQAVAEAACAELDRLTAGDHPFYLQVGFVEPHRLPGGTRDEPGYQGFISDYMEPDDELGVEIPPYIEDEGECTRTELAELQGAIHHLDQAVGQVLRRLDEDGLTENTLVIFTTDHGVALPRAKCALYDPGLEVAWLMRCPRLGWTGGSRYDELVSNIDIFPTVLTAAGIEPTDRVHGRSLRPLLDGTSDGPAVGRDAVYGEMTYHDYYDPRRCIRTERHKLIVNFTAAPEFMDSSQSWRPRTTPRTPVRRFHPAVELYDLVEDPIEAHNVADDPAYESVRIELLQDLHRWMHETQDPLLDGAVTSPLHEQSVSILDEAVNADPA
- a CDS encoding glycoside hydrolase family 13 protein — its product is MTDAEHRDKAPSTHQGGASLLSGDPNWWRQAVVYQIYPRSFADSNGDGIGDLPGITSRVPYLRDLGVDAVWLSPFYPSALADGGYDVDDYRNVDPRFGTLDDFDEMLAALTEAGIKLIIDIVPNHTSNQHEWFRAALAAPKGSPERDKYLFRDGTGPDGEEPPSDWTSAFGGSAWERVEDGQWYLHRFAVEQPDLNWDNREVREDFLQTLRFWSDRGVAGFRVDVAHMTAKRLPDELPTMEQLRAMPFDGNHPTLDRDEVHEIYAEWREVFNSYDPPRTAVAEAWVPAHRRARYASAEGLGQAFNFDLLQAPFEAEAFRDVIARNLELAAQSGSSTTWVLSNHDLVRHATRYGLPYDPDEFKQGRQWLLSRGTEPVLEADRGLRRARAATMLELALPGSAYLYQGEELGLHEVADIPDHARQDPTFTRKPGRDVGRDGVRVPLPWSLEGPSFGFSDGPPHLPQPSWFAELAASGQAEDAASTLALYREAIALRHRLQSEERLEWLENPPNVLAFARPNGWVCVTNFSAEPVGMPDGEVLLASSTLTTAVPGETTVWLQRCGRHRHETDADWHYS